One window of the Primulina eburnea isolate SZY01 chromosome 18, ASM2296580v1, whole genome shotgun sequence genome contains the following:
- the LOC140818978 gene encoding cathepsin B-like protease 3 has translation MAAMIGARISCLLRLLVGVLLAVQQVIAGKPIPQLKLHHKILQDSIVQRINEDAHAGWKASMNPRLANYTVSEFMHLLGVKPTPEGYLKSVPVVTHERVLKLPTMFDARTAWPQCSTIADILDQGHCGSCWAFGAVESLSDRFCIQFDMNITLSVNDLLSCCGFLCGDGCDGGYPISAWRYLVHSGVVTSECDPYFDNTGCSHPGCEPAYPTPKCEKKCKKENLLWKKSKHFSVSAYRINSDPHSIMTEVYKNGPVEVSFTVYEDFAHYKSGVYKHVTGDEMGGHAVKLIGWGTTDDGEDYWLLANQWNRSWGDDGYFKIRRGTNECGIEEDVVAGMPSSRNVISPYGTAYASLDATL, from the exons ATGGCGGCGATGATCGGTGCTAGGATAAGCTGCTTGTTGCGGCTGCTTGTGGGGGTTCTTTTAGCTGTTCAG CAGGTCATTGCAGGGAAGCCAATTCCTCAGCTGAAACTTCACCATAAGATTCTTCAG GACTCTATTGTTCAACGAATTAACGAGGATGCTCATGCTGGATGGAAAGCTTCTATGAATCCTCGACTAGCCAATTATACT GTTAGTGAATTTATGCACCTTCTCGGGGTTAAACCAACGCCAGAAGGTTATTTGAAAAGTGTTCCAGTTGTTACTCACGAAAGAGTTCTGAAGTTGCCGACAATGTTTGATGCGCGCACAGCTTGGCCTCAATGTAGCACAATTGCAGACATTCTTG ATCAG GGGCATTGCGGTTCATGTTGGGCTTTTGGTGCTGTTGAATCTCTCTCTGATCGCTTCTGCATTCAGTTTGACATG AACATTACACTCTCAGTCAATGATCTCTTATCATGCTGTGGCTTTCTGTGTGGTGATGGTTGTGATGGAGGCTACCCCATATCAGCATGGCGATATTTAGTCCATTCTGGTGTGGTGACTTCAGAG TGTGACCCTTACTTTGACAATACTGGATGCTCCCATCCTGGTTGCGAACCTGCATATCCCACCCCCAAATGCGAGAAGAAGTGCAAGAAAGAGAATCTACTCTGGAAAAAGTCAAAACACTTCAGTGTCAGTGCATATAGGATAAATTCCGACCCTCATAGTATAATGACGGAAGTGTACAAGAATGGACCAGTTGAAGTTTCTTTCACTGTCTATGAG GATTTCGCTCATTACAAGTCAGGAGTTTACAAACATGTGACAGGTGATGAGATGGGTGGCCATGCTGTGAAGCTAATAGGATGGGGAACTACAGACGATGGCGAGGACTACTGG CTCTTAGCAAACCAGTGGAACAGAAGCTGGGGTGAT GACGGATACTTCAAGATCAGGCGAGGAACAAATGAGTGTGGCATCGAGGAAGATGTGGTCGCAGGTATGCCTTCATCGCGTAACGTGATCTCTCCATATGGCACTGCCTATGCTTCACTTGATGCCACGCTATGA
- the LOC140818974 gene encoding hypersensitive-induced response protein-like protein 1, which produces MGNLFCCIQVDQSTVAIKETFGKFDEVLEPGCHCLPWFLGSQLAGHLTLRLQQLDVKCETKTKDNVFVNVVASIQYRALADKASDAFYKLSNTKSQIQAYVFDVIRASVPKLNLDDAFEQKTDIARAVEDELEKAMSAYGYEIVQTLIVDIEPDERVKRAMNEINAASRMRVAANEKAEAEKILQIKKAEGEAEAKYLAGLGIARQRQAIVDGLRDSVLGFSVNVPGTTAKDVMDMVLVTQYFDTMKEIGASSKSSAVFIPHGPGAVRDVATQIRDGLLQASHHNMP; this is translated from the exons ATGGGAAATTTATTTTGTTGCATTCAAGTGGACCAATCTACTGTTGCTATTAAGGAGACATTTGGAAAGTTTGATGAAGTCTTAGAGCCAGGGTGCCATTGTCTGCCTTGGTTTCTTGGAAGCCAGCTGGCTGGGCATCTCACGCTCCGGCTGCAGCAATTAGATGTGAAGTGTGAGACCAAGACAAAG GACAATGTGTTTGTGAATGTGGTGGCATCAATACAGTACCGCGCACTTGCAGATAAGGCAAGTGATGCTTTTTACAAACTCAGCAACACAAAAAGTCAAATTCAGGCTTATGTCTTTGATG TAATTAGAGCAAGTGTTCCAAAACTCAATCTGGATGATGCTTTCGAGCAGAAAACTGATATTGCTAGGGCTGTTGAAGATGAACTTGAAAAG GCGATGTCTGCTTATGGGTATGAAATCGTTCAGACGCTGATCGTCGACATAGAACCTGATGAGCGTGTTAAGCGGGCGATGAACGAGATCAATGCAG CTTCTAGGATGAGGGTGGCTGCTAATGAGAAAGCGGAGGCTGAAAAGATTCTGCAAATCAAGAAAGCGGAAGGTGAAGCAGAAGCTAAATATCTCGCTGGTTTAGGTATTGCTCGCCAGCGTCAAGCAATTGTCGACGGATTAAGAGACAGCGTGCTCGGTTTCTCGGTTAACGTTCCTGGTACCACTGCGAAGGATGTTATGGATATGGTACTTGTCACCCAATACTTTGACACGATGAAAGAAATAGGTGCTAGTTCCAAGTCTTCTGCTGTATTCATTCCTCATGGACCTGGTGCTGTTCGTGATGTAGCTACTCAGATCCGTGATGGACTTCTTCAGGCTTCCCATCATAATATGCCATAA